In the genome of Myxococcus stipitatus, one region contains:
- a CDS encoding c-type cytochrome: MMKRLVVVLSLCLAPNAFAADDVGDMWKAKCKSCHGDDGKAKTKMGQKESLADMSQAAWQASVTDADIRQMIADGSPRNTKMKAFKEKLTAAQIDALVGYIRTLKAQ, encoded by the coding sequence ATGATGAAGCGGCTTGTCGTGGTGCTGAGCCTGTGTCTGGCCCCGAACGCCTTCGCGGCGGATGACGTGGGCGACATGTGGAAGGCCAAGTGCAAGTCCTGCCATGGCGATGACGGCAAGGCGAAGACCAAGATGGGCCAGAAGGAGTCGCTCGCCGACATGAGCCAGGCCGCCTGGCAGGCGTCCGTGACGGACGCGGACATCCGCCAGATGATTGCCGACGGCTCTCCTCGCAACACGAAGATGAAGGCCTTCAAGGAGAAGCTCACCGCCGCGCAGATTGACGCGCTGGTGGGATACATCCGCACCCTGAAGGCGCAGTAG
- a CDS encoding bifunctional glycosyltransferase/class I SAM-dependent methyltransferase: MSFQHSVIIPFDSSTVDAAAHFARELAGRAEVVLAGDGQPDVASRPGLQVLSVQGGKGAAIRAALSRVTSAMTVLQDADAAYSPDAHQALMGPLKDDTADAVFGRRGAVGLDPEAWAERALGHVTRFVTDVSVKDPLSGVRAFRTEALRSVTLTSDDDAVDAELVVKLAAQLFRLTEVSLPPLQAVPRRPRAARLSQLRTLMRYATVRDDADNQHEGYTTLERMDGAVHYNQWLGRRFREHLGRRVLEIGAGIGTITRELESGAELLIALEVDRFYVDRLKNLFRGRPHVRPYLSDVALADWESLKGEQLDTIVLSNVLEHIPDDASAVRRFRQILAPGGRVLILVPALEQLFGSIDEAVGHHRRYTPATLRAVLEENGFEVEKLEWMNLVGMPGWFVNSRLLRRRSVPKLQLKLYDTLAPLFARAEAHVKLPVGMSLFAVARVTGADA, encoded by the coding sequence GTGAGCTTCCAGCATTCGGTCATCATCCCCTTCGACTCCTCCACCGTGGATGCCGCTGCCCACTTCGCCCGAGAGCTCGCGGGACGCGCGGAAGTCGTCCTCGCCGGCGACGGCCAGCCCGATGTGGCCTCGAGGCCGGGCCTCCAGGTTCTCAGCGTCCAAGGAGGCAAGGGCGCGGCCATTCGCGCGGCGCTGTCCCGGGTGACGAGCGCCATGACGGTGCTCCAGGACGCGGACGCCGCCTACTCACCGGACGCACATCAGGCGCTGATGGGGCCGTTGAAGGACGACACCGCGGACGCCGTCTTCGGCCGCCGGGGCGCGGTGGGGCTCGACCCCGAGGCGTGGGCCGAGCGTGCGCTGGGCCACGTCACCCGCTTCGTCACGGACGTCTCGGTGAAGGACCCGCTCAGCGGCGTGCGCGCGTTCCGCACGGAGGCCCTGCGCTCCGTCACGCTCACCAGCGACGACGACGCGGTGGACGCGGAGCTGGTGGTGAAGCTGGCCGCGCAGCTCTTCCGGCTCACCGAGGTCTCCCTGCCGCCGCTCCAGGCCGTGCCTCGCCGCCCCCGCGCGGCGCGCCTGTCCCAGCTGCGCACGCTGATGCGCTACGCCACCGTGCGCGACGACGCCGACAACCAGCACGAGGGCTACACCACGCTGGAGCGTATGGACGGCGCGGTCCACTACAACCAGTGGCTGGGCCGCCGCTTCCGCGAGCACCTGGGCCGGCGCGTGCTGGAGATTGGCGCGGGCATCGGCACGATTACCCGCGAGCTGGAGTCCGGCGCGGAGCTGCTCATCGCGCTGGAGGTGGACCGCTTCTACGTGGACCGGCTGAAGAACCTCTTCCGAGGCCGGCCGCACGTGCGCCCCTACCTGTCCGATGTGGCGCTCGCGGATTGGGAGTCGCTCAAGGGCGAGCAGCTGGACACCATCGTCCTCTCCAACGTGCTGGAGCACATCCCCGACGACGCGTCGGCGGTGCGCCGCTTCCGGCAGATCCTGGCGCCCGGCGGGCGCGTGCTCATCCTGGTGCCCGCGCTGGAGCAGCTGTTCGGCAGCATCGACGAGGCCGTGGGCCACCACCGCCGCTACACGCCGGCCACGCTGCGCGCGGTGCTGGAGGAGAACGGCTTCGAGGTGGAGAAGCTGGAGTGGATGAACCTGGTGGGCATGCCCGGCTGGTTCGTCAACAGCCGCCTGTTGCGCCGCCGCTCGGTGCCCAAGCTCCAGCTCAAGCTCTACGACACGCTGGCCCCGCTGTTCGCCCGCGCCGAGGCCCACGTGAAGCTGCCCGTGGGCATGAGCCTCTTCGCCGTGGCCCGCGTCACGGGGGCCGACGCGTGA